The Nitrosomonas sp. PY1 genomic sequence CTGATTCAAAGTTTTTCTGAGTTGACGCAGTCAGTAGATATCGTGTTAGTCGATACAGCCATTACTGGCTTGACTCATGTGTTGCCGTTAAGCTTAGCGTCTGAACAGGTCATTATTGTCATTTCAAGTTCGGCAGCGTCATTGACTGGGGCTTATGCGCTGATCAAAATCATGAGCCAGGTATATGCCAAAAAGCACTTCCTGATATTGGTTAACAAAGTTAATTCTGAAAAAGAATCATTTGCTATTTACCAGAATTTATATAACGTTGCGCGGCAATATCTGTCTGTCACGCTGGAGTTTGTCGGCCATATTCACAACGATGAGCGATTACGAACTGCCACACAATTATGTAAATCAGTGCTGACTACATTTCCAAACTCTGACGCATCAGTTCATTTTAGACAATTATCTCACGATATCTTTTGCTCATCTTGTCCGGATAAATATAACGGAGGAATTGACAATTTTATGCAACGACTCATCCGAACAAGCCATTTGAGTATGGCAAATCTTATGGCGTAATGGATATGTATACAGCGAGTGGAACTAGAAAAATAGATACCGAGCAATTCATTATAGAGTACACGCCATTGGTCAAGCGAATTGCTTATCACATGATGGTGCGTTTGCCTGCTAGTGTACAAGTGGATGATTTGATTCAAGCTGGCATGATCGGGTTACTCGACGCGATTACTCGTTATGAAGGTTCTTATGGTCGGCAATTTGAGAGCTATGCCGCACAGCGTATCCGAGGTTCTATTTTAGACGAATTACGCGATGCAGACTGGCTATCGCGTGGTCTACGTAAAAAGATGCGTCAAATAGAAGCTGCGGTAAATTTGTTAGAACAGCGTAATGGCCGTGCACCCAGTGAGCAGGAACTTGCCGATGAGTTGAAAATGTCGCTGGATGAGTATCAATCCACACTGCAAAGTGCTCGCGGTGCTCAGCTTATCTATTATGAAGATTTTCAACAGGATGACGAAGAGCCTTTTTTGGATCGCTTGGTGAGTAGCACTGAAGGCGATCCACTCAATGCATTGTTAGATGACGATTTCCGTGCAACCTTAATTGCTGCGATCGATCATCTTCCACCACGTGAGAAGCAGGTAATGGGCATGCATTATGAGCAAGAAATGAATCTGCATGAAATCGGAGAAGTTCTTGGCGTCAGTGAGTCTCGTGTTTGCCAATTGCATACGCAGGCCATCGCCCGTTTACGTAGTAAGCTGAGGAACACCTAAATAAGTCATCATCAATTTTAAGTGGTTATGTAATCTTGCTACAAGATAAATTGCATGTGGTTTCTGGGTTAAATGGATAAAAAATCGAATCTGGATTTTAACAGTGTCTTTGGCCTGTTGTTGGCTTTCGTGGCCGTTATTGGCGGACAAATACTTGAAGGTGGGCATGCCGGTTCACTGATACAAGCTGCAGCATTTTTGATTGTCATTGGCGGTACAGTCGGCGCTGTGTTACTACAAAGCCCGATCAAAGTTTTTGTTCGTGGCGTTAAAATGGCCAAATGGATATTTTTTCCTCCCAACTATTCTCCGCAGTCTTTGATAAAACAAATTATTAGTTGGGCTCATGTTGTTCGTAAGGATGGCTTGCTTGCACTGGAAGCCTATGTTCCTATTGTTAAAGATCCATTGATGAAAAAAGGCCTACAACTGCTAGCTGATGGTAGTGCAGCCGATAAGCTGCGTGAATCGATGGAGATTGATATTTCGATGCTTGAGAACCAACAACGCCAATCTGCACGTATTTGGGAAGCTGCGGGGGGCTATGCGCCAACTATTGGCATATTAGGTGCGGTATTGGGTTTAATTCAAGTGATGGAAAATTTATCTGAGCCCAATCTGTTAGGAAGCGGTATCGCGGTTGCCTTTGTAGCTACAATTTATGGTGTAGGGTTTGCGAACTTGGTTTGCTTGCCGATAGCCAACAAATTAAAAAGTATTATCAATGAACAATTGATCATGCAAGAGATTCTGGTGGATGGTATGGCTGCTATTGCCAATGGTGAAAATCCACGCTTTATAGAGAGTAGATTACAAGGTTATTGTATTTAAGATAACTGTCATCTTACAAAAATGTCAAAGCGAAGAAGACGTAGAAATGATGATTCCAGTAGCGACAACCCTGATCGCTGGCTTGTTTCTTATGCTGACTTTATTACGCTTTTGTTTGCTTTTTTTATTGTGATGTATGCTGTTTCTTCTGTAAATGAAGGAAAATATCAAGAATTAAGCTATTCATTAGTGACTGCATTTAAAAATACTGCTTCGGAAAGTTTGGTGTTATCCACA encodes the following:
- a CDS encoding AAA family ATPase; translated protein: MTRMILHDQAAGLRNLIPLKSHDRARVFTIAGGKPRIGKTSIAINLATALAKNGQRVLLIDENPCHNNICSYLGLRARFDLLHVIRRDKAMHQVLLQGPDSISVLSATRGIRELNKLSPIEQDWLIQSFSELTQSVDIVLVDTAITGLTHVLPLSLASEQVIIVISSSAASLTGAYALIKIMSQVYAKKHFLILVNKVNSEKESFAIYQNLYNVARQYLSVTLEFVGHIHNDERLRTATQLCKSVLTTFPNSDASVHFRQLSHDIFCSSCPDKYNGGIDNFMQRLIRTSHLSMANLMA
- a CDS encoding RNA polymerase sigma factor FliA — encoded protein: MYTASGTRKIDTEQFIIEYTPLVKRIAYHMMVRLPASVQVDDLIQAGMIGLLDAITRYEGSYGRQFESYAAQRIRGSILDELRDADWLSRGLRKKMRQIEAAVNLLEQRNGRAPSEQELADELKMSLDEYQSTLQSARGAQLIYYEDFQQDDEEPFLDRLVSSTEGDPLNALLDDDFRATLIAAIDHLPPREKQVMGMHYEQEMNLHEIGEVLGVSESRVCQLHTQAIARLRSKLRNT
- a CDS encoding flagellar motor protein; amino-acid sequence: MDKKSNLDFNSVFGLLLAFVAVIGGQILEGGHAGSLIQAAAFLIVIGGTVGAVLLQSPIKVFVRGVKMAKWIFFPPNYSPQSLIKQIISWAHVVRKDGLLALEAYVPIVKDPLMKKGLQLLADGSAADKLRESMEIDISMLENQQRQSARIWEAAGGYAPTIGILGAVLGLIQVMENLSEPNLLGSGIAVAFVATIYGVGFANLVCLPIANKLKSIINEQLIMQEILVDGMAAIANGENPRFIESRLQGYCI